The Cryptococcus deuterogattii R265 chromosome 6, complete sequence genomic sequence agaataaagagtggaggaggaagccGGtgccgaggaggaggaggaggatggggagcGTGGGGAGCGTGAGATGCCGTTTTGGGGAGGGGATGACCTGCTGGTGGTCAGTGGGGAGgggcggggaggaagggggcggggaggaaggggagagcGTACGATGGGTTTCCCGCCTCGGACCCACAGTGGAAGCATGGCGGTGTACGTAGACGTGTGGACAGTAGTAGATAAAGataaaaaacaaaaacaaaaagacgCGACAAGAGTAAACGCCAAGTTGCCCATGGGTATGGGACGAGACAGCGACAGAACGAGTATGGTGTATAGTATAGGCAATAGGTACAAGATGCATCGGGACTACATGACTACTGGACAACCATGCATACCGCATTCTACTCTTCGCTCACCCATCTCTCGGCGACGGGCCCGATATACGGCAGCCAGAACCTCTCCAGCCCTTCCTGCGCATCTTTCCACGCTCTGAATGCAGCGTACAGGGTGCCTCCGACGGagacgacgatgaagaaggtgcggaggaaggcggggagggggatgaggaggttgaacaggaggaggaggacgaggagcgGCGTTGTGAGCAGGGCGGACTGGTACGCTGCAGAGCGGTCAGAGCATGCATATACGTTAGGTGATGAGAGAGACAACTTGCCATGGAAGCGGACATAGTCGTTGCGGGTCTCGAGgatcaagaagagcagcGCTGCGGTCGTCAGCATCGGCATTCTCAGCATCGCGTTCTCAGCCATCGCGTTCTCAGCGACACTGCATCCCACGCACCAGTCACAGGCCCACCGAGATAGGCAGCGGCCGCCATCACATCCACCCGCCATCCAAACCGACTCTCCCATGCATTCGCCCTGTCGTTCTCGAGCGCGCCTCCGCCTGCAGCGCTGCCGAGAAACGCAGCAGACTCGGGGTCGTTGGTGTACGCCTGCGGCACGGCCGTCGGGTCAGAGACGGTGCCGCCAGACTGGTACGAGCTGGCGTTGTACGACGACGGGTCGCGGGTGAACCATGGCCGTTTGGACTTGGGCTTGGATTTGGTGGACACCTCGGGCGGGTCGGTGGACGGGACGTCGGGCGGCGGCTGGTCTGTAGTTGAGCGTGTCGGGCCAGTGAGCGGTGTGAGCAAACGCATGCACAGATGGAGACGGGACGCTTACAGGGCGAAAAGTTCATGGGTATGGCGTTGCAGATGTGCGTTGTCGTCGCCGGAAAGGCCGTCGTCGCGATCACAAGAGACGAGGAGAGCGCCGGGAGTATTAATTCATTTTGCAGGAGTTTATATCCCCCCGGTCTGCCAACGTCATTTGTCATTGCTCGCGGTGAATTCACAAATCCACAAATTCACAAATCCACAATCCACATCTCATTCCACAACTATCCACAATGAACGCAGCTCTCCTGCAGCAGATCCAGCGCAAgtactcttctcccttgcACAGTGCAGCGCTCACACTCTCGCAGAGGGCAAGGGTCTCAAGAAGACTCAGGTCAACGACAGGTCCGCGCCCCAGGTGGCTGGCAAAGCgggtggtgctggtgccagctccagctccagTACTGCTGCCAGTGCTGGTGGTGCCAGCTCCAATGCCACATCTCGCCCGCCAGCGCCCCCAATGCCGAGTGGGAACGACCCGGCCTCGCAGCTCGCAGGACTCTTTGCCGGTGGCATGCCCACGCTGAGAAAGACGGGCGATAGAGCAGCATGTCAGTAtgaatctcttcttgcaaTGATTATAATACTCTTGCAATGATTATAATACTTTCGCAATGATTGTAATACTCTTGCAATGGCTGCTGACGGCGTAGTAGCTGCCACGGGCAACTTGGCCAAACCACCGCCCATCCCATCCGCCAGCAGAGCCCCGTCCAAGCCATCCGCacctccgcctccgcctcctgCCCTTCCACCAGGCCGTACTGCGCCAGCAGCACCgccagcaccaccaccaccaccacctcctccagtGCCAGCACCGCCTGGGAGAGCGTAAGTCTTGTTCCCATTGACTAACTCTTTCTGACGGATGGTTAGTACTCCGCCTGTACCCCCTGCACCCCCAGCGCCCACATCGTCTCGAGCACCTCCCAGAGTgcctccgcctccgcctATCCCCCCAGCCCCATCTCGAACAGCACCACCTCCGCCGCCAGCCCCAGCTCCTCCGGCGCCAGCACCGCCCGCCAGGTCAACTCCTGCACCTCCAGCACCACCTCGGAATGTGGTCCACCGAAAAGAACCTCCAGCACCGCCCCCTTTGCCTGGAAGGTCACCTGCGCCGTCATTACCCAACAGACCAGCAATCAGCGTCCCAGCGGTACGTCCAATATCTAATAAAAAGATTAATCAAAGCTAATGAGCCATCTATAGAGAGCCgtaccaccacctcctcctcggccTTCCTCGACCGCCAGCGGAAGAacgcctcctcctcctcctccacc encodes the following:
- a CDS encoding uncharacterized protein (genome sequence mistake), with translation MNAALLQQIQQGKGLKKTQVNDRSAPQVAGKAGGAGASSSSSTAASAGGASSNATSRPPAPPMPSGNDPASQLAGLFAGGMPTLRKTGDRAASATGNLAKPPPIPSASRAPSKPSAPPPPPPALPPGRTAPAAPPAPPPPPPPPVPAPPGRATPPVPPAPPAPTSSRAPPRVPPPPPIPPAPSRTAPPPPPAPAPPAPAPPARSTPAPPAPPRNVVHRKEPPAPPPLPGRSPAPSLPNRPAISVPARAVPPPPPRPSSTASGRTPPPPPPPPRPTGPPTLPSRPASSYAAPNRALPPATLSRTDSSNLAPPTPPRRPSSVSMSASPTPPAPPAPPAPPAPPARPHHRHPLHEG